One segment of Mycobacterium spongiae DNA contains the following:
- a CDS encoding Hsp70 family protein produces MTESLGLSIGVANLVAARVGRDPVARASVLRLFDRRAAEVGLPEQNPSPAEPNLVLRGFVERVGDHAPLVAADGTKYHGEALTVQALDAMARAVGYGAPIMVATPAYWSEHQVAALREALIAQPGLSPDGVSPGLISDAAAALSAVRTRAGLPAAGVVVLCDFGAGGTSVTLAHPPSRAADDLQTIGPTVRYREFSGDDIDQLIVNHVLTTVPDADATDTSGTATRMGSLTRLLGHCRRAKEQLSTATMATIATSPVGAAGLPSSGNDVRLSRGEFEQLISDPLDHFATAVEDMLQRNGIPPATVAAVATVGGGASIPLIETRLSERLHVPVLTVAEPMFTAAIGAALIGQEQSAASAPTGAGSAVDAPTNIVGGIGSATEVSPTAWANRAASAAANESASDNDASATYRALAWSEDTATGNEPVPYTGPDATGEYTRDATTTDYAPAYGQADRDRSGAEPEQLPWYQRAAVIFGLAAAGVAILIAAVLALTLGTDNSTPVNTSSPEPVPPPSPETVTVTGQDHLPTVTVITPSPTATPPSAITTTSQPVTTTTTTGTTTATTTTTAASTTTAPPTTTTAPSTTTAPPTTSSQATTTAPPTTTQPTTTAAPITPTSAASGQ; encoded by the coding sequence ATGACCGAGTCGCTCGGGTTGTCGATCGGAGTGGCCAACCTGGTCGCAGCCCGAGTGGGTCGCGACCCGGTAGCCCGGGCATCGGTGTTGCGGCTGTTCGACCGGCGCGCGGCTGAAGTCGGTCTGCCCGAACAGAATCCGAGCCCGGCTGAACCCAACCTGGTGCTGCGGGGATTCGTGGAGCGGGTCGGCGACCATGCTCCGCTGGTCGCGGCCGACGGGACGAAGTACCACGGCGAAGCGCTGACGGTCCAGGCGCTAGATGCAATGGCACGCGCCGTTGGCTACGGCGCGCCGATCATGGTCGCGACCCCGGCGTATTGGTCCGAGCACCAGGTAGCGGCGCTGCGAGAGGCGTTGATTGCGCAGCCGGGCCTGTCGCCCGACGGGGTATCGCCAGGATTGATCTCCGACGCCGCTGCCGCGCTTTCGGCGGTGCGCACCAGGGCTGGATTGCCCGCCGCCGGCGTCGTCGTACTGTGCGACTTTGGCGCCGGCGGCACCAGCGTCACTCTGGCACACCCCCCGTCGAGAGCCGCGGATGATCTGCAAACGATCGGTCCCACCGTCCGCTATCGCGAGTTCTCCGGCGACGACATCGATCAGCTCATCGTCAACCACGTTCTCACCACCGTTCCCGATGCCGATGCCACCGATACTTCGGGCACCGCGACACGGATGGGGTCATTGACCCGCCTGCTTGGCCACTGCCGACGCGCCAAGGAACAACTCTCAACCGCCACGATGGCGACCATCGCGACGAGCCCGGTCGGGGCGGCAGGACTGCCAAGTTCTGGCAACGATGTCCGGCTATCCCGCGGCGAATTCGAGCAACTGATCTCGGATCCACTGGACCACTTCGCCACGGCTGTCGAAGACATGTTGCAGCGCAACGGTATTCCGCCGGCCACCGTGGCAGCAGTGGCGACTGTCGGCGGCGGCGCCAGCATCCCTCTCATCGAGACTCGACTGTCTGAGCGCCTGCATGTGCCCGTCCTCACCGTGGCGGAACCCATGTTCACCGCCGCTATCGGCGCCGCACTGATCGGCCAGGAGCAATCGGCCGCGAGCGCCCCGACCGGTGCGGGCTCGGCCGTGGACGCGCCCACCAACATCGTCGGCGGCATCGGCTCTGCGACTGAGGTTTCGCCGACGGCGTGGGCAAACCGGGCCGCGAGCGCAGCCGCCAACGAATCGGCCTCCGACAATGACGCATCGGCGACCTACCGCGCCCTCGCCTGGTCCGAGGACACCGCCACCGGCAACGAACCGGTCCCCTACACCGGCCCCGATGCCACGGGCGAATACACGCGAGACGCAACCACAACCGACTACGCACCGGCATACGGCCAGGCGGATCGGGACCGATCCGGCGCCGAACCTGAGCAGCTGCCGTGGTATCAGCGCGCAGCCGTGATATTCGGCCTGGCCGCCGCTGGTGTTGCCATCCTGATCGCCGCGGTATTGGCACTGACCCTGGGCACAGACAACAGCACACCGGTCAATACGAGCTCGCCCGAACCCGTGCCGCCGCCGTCTCCGGAGACGGTGACCGTGACCGGGCAGGACCATCTCCCGACCGTCACGGTGATCACGCCATCCCCCACCGCCACGCCGCCCTCCGCGATCACAACGACCAGCCAGCCTGTCACCACAACCACAACGACAGGGACAACGACAGCTACAACGACCACCACCGCTGCGTCGACCACCACGGCCCCACCGACCACCACAACCGCTCCGTCGACCACCACGGCCCCACCAACCACGTCCTCGCAGGCAACCACCACCGCGCCACCGACGACCACACAGCCAACGACAACCGCGGCGCCCATCACACCTACCTCAGCGGCGTCCGGGCAGTAG
- a CDS encoding MBL fold metallo-hydrolase, with protein METKLDEVAPNVFRISTWVPGITEKGFTFNQFLLTGEEPFLFHCGMRQLFPLVSAAIGKVIPLKRLRWISFAHVEADECGAVNLLLDAAPNAQVIHGPLACMLSLNDMCDRSPVVAPQDDAHDIGGHRLRFIATPHVPHNWESGLWFDEATSTLLAGDLLAHTGQCQPVTESDCVAPALEAESLFHATGLTTNLAPTLERLAQLQPTTLALMHGASFAGDGAAQLRRLSDGYAAMAD; from the coding sequence CTGGAGACCAAACTCGACGAGGTCGCGCCTAACGTTTTTCGGATATCCACCTGGGTGCCGGGGATCACCGAAAAGGGCTTCACCTTCAACCAATTCCTGTTGACGGGCGAGGAGCCTTTCTTGTTCCACTGCGGGATGCGGCAACTCTTTCCGCTCGTGTCCGCGGCGATCGGCAAAGTCATCCCCCTGAAGCGGCTGCGTTGGATCTCCTTTGCCCATGTCGAGGCCGACGAGTGCGGGGCGGTTAACCTGCTGCTCGACGCCGCTCCGAACGCGCAAGTTATCCACGGTCCATTGGCGTGCATGCTGTCGCTGAATGACATGTGCGACCGCTCACCAGTTGTCGCACCGCAAGACGACGCACACGACATCGGCGGCCACCGGCTGCGGTTCATTGCCACGCCTCATGTTCCACACAACTGGGAAAGCGGGCTGTGGTTCGACGAGGCAACGTCGACGCTGCTGGCGGGCGACCTCCTCGCGCATACCGGGCAATGCCAGCCAGTGACCGAATCCGACTGTGTCGCGCCCGCGCTGGAGGCCGAGTCGCTTTTTCACGCCACTGGGCTGACCACGAATCTCGCGCCTACCCTCGAGCGGCTGGCGCAGCTACAGCCAACCACTTTGGCGCTGATGCACGGTGCTTCGTTCGCCGGCGACGGCGCCGCGCAGTTGCGTCGCCTATCCGACGGATACGCCGCGATGGCCGACTAG
- a CDS encoding amino acid permease: MPPLASDPEILTREDAGYHKSLSNRQIQMIAIGGAIGTGLFLGAGGRLASAGPALCLVFAVCGIFVFLVLRALGELVLHRPCSGSFVSYAREFFGEKVAFVAGWMYFLNWAMTTIVDTTAIAHYCHYWRQVQVIPQWTLALIALVVVLSMNLISVKLFGELEFWASLVKVLALVTFIIVGTVFLAGRFQVDGQATGFSLWSTHGGLMPTGLLPLVLVTSGVVFAYAAVELVGIAAGETAEPEKIMPRAINSVVFRIAVFYVGSTVLLALLLPYTAYHEHESPFVTFFTKVGFGGSGSLMNMVVLTAALSSLNAGLYSTGRILRSMAISGSGPKFAAPMTKSGVPYGGILLTATIGLFGIVLNAVKPSQAFEIVLHIAATGVIVAWGTIVACQLKFHQLAKAGELERPHFRMPMSPYSGYLTLAFLAGVLILMLVDDAYGRWMLAAMIVGIPALVFGWYMVRQRVRLAAENNIAGTADAAATQPVEPPR, from the coding sequence ATGCCACCGCTAGCCAGCGACCCCGAGATCCTCACCCGCGAGGATGCGGGCTATCACAAGTCCCTCTCGAATCGGCAGATTCAGATGATCGCGATCGGCGGCGCGATCGGTACCGGACTTTTCCTCGGCGCCGGCGGTCGGCTTGCCTCAGCAGGGCCGGCGCTGTGCCTCGTCTTCGCAGTCTGCGGCATCTTCGTCTTCCTGGTCCTGCGCGCGCTCGGCGAGCTGGTTCTGCACCGGCCGTGCTCCGGGTCGTTCGTGTCCTACGCCCGCGAATTCTTCGGGGAGAAGGTGGCTTTCGTCGCGGGCTGGATGTACTTCCTGAACTGGGCAATGACCACAATCGTGGACACCACCGCAATCGCGCACTACTGCCACTATTGGAGGCAGGTGCAGGTCATCCCGCAATGGACCCTGGCATTGATCGCCCTGGTGGTGGTGCTGTCGATGAACCTGATCTCGGTCAAGCTGTTCGGTGAGTTGGAGTTCTGGGCGTCGTTGGTCAAGGTGTTGGCCCTGGTGACGTTCATTATCGTCGGAACGGTCTTTCTGGCCGGACGTTTCCAGGTGGACGGCCAGGCGACCGGGTTCTCGCTCTGGAGTACCCACGGGGGCCTCATGCCGACCGGTCTGCTGCCGTTGGTGCTCGTCACCTCGGGGGTGGTGTTCGCCTATGCCGCTGTCGAACTGGTCGGCATCGCGGCCGGGGAAACTGCTGAACCGGAAAAGATCATGCCGCGCGCAATCAACTCAGTGGTGTTCCGTATCGCGGTCTTCTACGTCGGGTCGACGGTCCTGCTCGCCCTGCTGCTGCCTTACACCGCCTACCACGAGCACGAGAGCCCGTTCGTGACGTTCTTCACCAAGGTCGGCTTCGGCGGTAGCGGGAGCCTGATGAACATGGTGGTGCTCACCGCCGCGCTCTCCAGCCTGAATGCCGGCCTGTACTCCACCGGGCGGATCCTTCGGTCGATGGCGATTAGCGGCAGCGGCCCCAAGTTCGCCGCGCCGATGACGAAAAGCGGCGTGCCCTATGGCGGAATCCTGCTGACGGCAACGATCGGCCTCTTCGGCATCGTGCTCAACGCCGTCAAACCGAGCCAGGCCTTCGAAATCGTGCTCCACATCGCTGCCACCGGCGTCATCGTGGCCTGGGGCACTATCGTGGCATGCCAGCTCAAGTTCCATCAGTTGGCCAAAGCTGGCGAGCTGGAGCGGCCGCACTTCCGAATGCCGATGTCGCCGTACAGCGGCTATCTCACCCTGGCCTTCCTCGCGGGCGTGCTGATACTGATGCTCGTCGACGACGCATATGGCCGCTGGATGCTCGCCGCGATGATCGTCGGCATCCCCGCCCTGGTCTTCGGCTGGTACATGGTCCGCCAGCGGGTGCGGTTAGCTGCTGAAAACAACATTGCCGGCACCGCGGATGCCGCTGCCACACAGCCGGTCGAGCCGCCCCGCTGA
- a CDS encoding lipocalin-like domain-containing protein, whose translation MTDMPDICGVWRLTSYYLKNVDTGDRIYPFGAHPVGVLILLPQGRMTALLTPDGQQPPSPDGTEAHALRQMVAYSGHYRLEPPNRFITTVDVAWYHPWVGTDQARNFALHDDTLDIISDPSTTPLTGDAVLVGVLAWVRESAVAS comes from the coding sequence ATGACCGACATGCCCGACATCTGCGGCGTCTGGCGCCTAACCAGCTACTACTTGAAGAACGTGGACACCGGAGACCGCATCTACCCCTTCGGCGCCCACCCCGTGGGTGTCCTTATCCTCCTTCCCCAGGGACGCATGACCGCGCTACTCACCCCCGACGGACAGCAACCGCCAAGCCCAGACGGTACAGAGGCGCACGCGCTTCGACAGATGGTCGCCTACTCAGGGCACTACCGCCTGGAGCCGCCCAACCGATTCATCACTACCGTCGACGTCGCGTGGTACCACCCTTGGGTCGGCACCGACCAAGCCCGCAACTTCGCCCTGCACGACGACACGCTCGACATCATCAGCGACCCCAGCACCACCCCACTGACCGGAGACGCAGTGCTTGTGGGTGTCCTGGCATGGGTCCGCGAGAGCGCGGTCGCATCCTGA
- a CDS encoding TetR/AcrR family transcriptional regulator, whose amino-acid sequence MPDHDKERPMAKRLRRTTEAAREEILRATEACLHKDGPDGLRLVDVAEQAGMHHSTVLHHFGSREGLIEAFTSTALERGVERAARAFGESLAAAPDQRAEALAKVFDVVQQEGIGRLFAWLILGGRVNDVDIPDFEPLVRVATGWQRASFGSRVDTQSDEDVRLFVLFLSILWMGEAVGGEVFCQALKLPSGQEGLSAFRRWMAANVVQLFEYKTAETTGTGLLPERATD is encoded by the coding sequence ATGCCAGACCACGACAAGGAGAGACCCATGGCCAAACGGCTTAGGCGCACTACTGAGGCAGCTCGCGAAGAGATCTTGAGGGCCACGGAAGCATGCCTTCATAAGGACGGGCCCGATGGCCTACGCCTCGTTGACGTCGCTGAGCAAGCTGGGATGCATCACAGCACCGTCTTGCACCACTTCGGCTCTCGCGAGGGCCTCATAGAGGCGTTCACTTCTACCGCGCTCGAGCGTGGCGTCGAGCGGGCCGCACGCGCGTTCGGAGAATCGCTGGCGGCGGCCCCCGACCAGCGCGCGGAAGCACTGGCGAAAGTGTTCGACGTCGTGCAGCAGGAAGGCATCGGGCGTCTATTCGCCTGGCTCATCCTCGGTGGGCGCGTCAACGACGTCGACATACCGGACTTCGAGCCGCTGGTGCGCGTCGCAACCGGCTGGCAGCGGGCATCGTTCGGAAGCCGAGTTGACACTCAAAGTGACGAGGACGTGCGGCTCTTCGTCCTGTTCCTGTCCATCTTGTGGATGGGCGAAGCAGTAGGAGGCGAGGTCTTCTGTCAAGCTCTCAAACTGCCGTCTGGACAAGAAGGGCTCAGCGCGTTTCGGCGTTGGATGGCTGCCAACGTCGTCCAGCTATTCGAATACAAGACAGCCGAAACAACCGGGACTGGCCTTCTCCCGGAAAGAGCAACCGACTGA
- a CDS encoding aldehyde dehydrogenase family protein — protein MDSQTRDTPAAIPVADAAAPDSVVRRIEVATARFRQGRTRSLEWRRDQLDRLAEFVSKEEHRIQDAVRQDLGRPEFETYLAELWPLLLEIRDARKHLKSWAAPRRVPTPLELQPGSGVVQPEPLGVALIIGPWNLPVNLVLAPLVAAIAAGNCAVLKPSELSPTVSALLAERLPRYLDPECFPVVQGGVAETTVLLKQRFDHIFYTGGAPVGRLVMAAAALHLTPTTLELGGKSPVIVDDSAKLQLAAKRIVWGSFMNAGQLCVAPDYILVSEHKRDALVAELKSAIEEYFGPDPQASPYFGRIINERHFDRLSKLIAEDKVAHGGDTDRSDKYIAPTLLTGVTEDDAVMQEEVFGPVLPIITVRDTDDAIRFVNSREKPLALYVFAEDRQVQDRVIAQTTAGGVTINHTVLHIAHGGMPFGGVGASGMGAYHGKWGFDTFSHLKPVLKKATWIDPPITSAPYSGWKRRALGLFT, from the coding sequence ATGGATTCACAAACTCGCGACACGCCTGCTGCGATCCCGGTCGCGGACGCGGCTGCGCCCGACTCGGTCGTGCGCAGGATTGAGGTCGCGACCGCGCGTTTTCGGCAGGGGCGTACGCGGTCGCTGGAGTGGCGCCGGGATCAGTTGGACAGGCTTGCCGAGTTCGTGTCCAAGGAAGAGCACCGCATCCAGGATGCTGTGCGACAAGACTTGGGCCGGCCTGAGTTCGAAACCTACTTGGCGGAGCTGTGGCCGCTACTGCTCGAGATCAGGGATGCCCGCAAGCACCTGAAGTCGTGGGCTGCGCCGCGGCGGGTGCCCACACCGCTTGAGCTGCAACCTGGCTCGGGTGTTGTTCAGCCCGAGCCGCTCGGAGTCGCGCTGATCATCGGACCGTGGAACCTGCCGGTGAATCTGGTGCTGGCGCCGCTGGTGGCCGCGATCGCCGCGGGCAATTGCGCGGTGCTCAAGCCCTCCGAGCTCTCCCCAACGGTTTCTGCTCTGCTCGCTGAGCGGCTCCCGCGCTATCTCGATCCGGAGTGTTTCCCGGTGGTACAGGGCGGCGTTGCCGAGACCACGGTGCTGCTCAAGCAGCGGTTCGACCACATCTTCTACACCGGCGGCGCACCGGTGGGGCGCCTCGTCATGGCCGCAGCTGCGCTCCATCTCACGCCTACGACGCTCGAGCTCGGCGGCAAGAGCCCGGTCATCGTCGATGACAGCGCCAAGCTGCAGCTCGCCGCCAAGCGCATCGTGTGGGGCAGTTTCATGAACGCCGGTCAGCTCTGCGTGGCCCCCGACTACATCCTCGTCTCCGAACACAAGCGTGACGCGCTGGTCGCCGAGCTCAAGTCGGCGATCGAGGAGTACTTCGGCCCAGACCCGCAAGCGAGTCCCTACTTCGGGCGGATCATCAACGAACGACACTTCGATCGGCTCAGCAAGCTGATCGCTGAGGACAAAGTCGCCCACGGCGGAGACACCGATCGCAGCGACAAGTACATCGCGCCGACCTTGCTGACCGGGGTGACCGAGGACGACGCGGTGATGCAGGAAGAGGTATTCGGGCCCGTCTTACCGATCATCACGGTGCGCGATACCGATGACGCGATCAGGTTCGTCAACAGCCGCGAGAAGCCCCTGGCTCTCTATGTGTTCGCCGAGGATCGCCAGGTGCAGGATCGGGTGATCGCGCAGACCACCGCCGGCGGGGTCACGATCAACCACACCGTGCTGCACATCGCCCACGGTGGCATGCCGTTTGGCGGGGTGGGCGCGAGCGGTATGGGTGCCTATCACGGCAAGTGGGGCTTTGACACCTTCTCGCACCTCAAGCCGGTGCTCAAGAAGGCCACGTGGATCGACCCGCCGATCACGTCCGCGCCCTATAGCGGCTGGAAACGCCGCGCGCTGGGCCTATTCACCTAA
- a CDS encoding NADH:flavin oxidoreductase/NADH oxidase family protein — MSSLQKPLALRSGSVLPNRISKAAMSEVLATPDGRVTPAHLQLYDTWGASQAGLLITGNVMVDGRHINEPLVVDGLHPDNFTALKKWALLGPKHGVHIWPQLSHPGKQSPKIVNDVPLAPSAVPIDNPMFQPPRELTEDEIWDIVDRFAQAAHRCEKAGFSGVQLHGAHGYLLSQFFSPHHNRRTDKWGGSFDNRMRFVSEVYQEIRNRTGADFNVAIKINSSDFQKGGFTQEDSLRVAQALDAMGIDLIEISGGSWENPVNRRGTKESTRRREAYFLDYAEKVKSLIDVPLMVTGGFRTKAAMESAIDSGAVDIIGLARAFAVDPYVARNVFNDNEYTSSVQPITTGIKKVDQMAVMEISWYTMQIHHISQGKAPHQKAHGAFSLPQVLFNFWKNGRAVKRVRA; from the coding sequence ATGTCGTCACTACAAAAGCCACTCGCGTTGCGGTCCGGATCCGTTCTCCCCAATCGAATCTCCAAGGCCGCGATGAGCGAAGTACTCGCCACCCCGGACGGTCGAGTCACCCCGGCCCACCTGCAGCTCTACGATACCTGGGGCGCCAGCCAGGCGGGCTTGCTGATTACCGGAAACGTGATGGTGGACGGCCGCCACATAAACGAGCCACTCGTTGTCGACGGACTGCACCCGGACAATTTCACGGCGCTGAAGAAATGGGCGCTGCTCGGCCCGAAGCACGGCGTGCACATCTGGCCGCAGTTGAGCCACCCCGGCAAGCAGTCACCCAAGATCGTCAACGACGTTCCGCTCGCACCATCGGCGGTCCCGATCGACAATCCGATGTTCCAGCCGCCGCGCGAGCTCACCGAAGACGAGATCTGGGACATCGTGGACCGGTTCGCGCAAGCAGCGCACCGGTGCGAGAAGGCCGGCTTCAGCGGCGTCCAACTTCATGGCGCCCACGGCTACTTGCTCAGCCAGTTCTTCTCACCCCATCACAACCGGCGCACCGACAAGTGGGGCGGCTCCTTCGACAACCGGATGCGCTTCGTGTCGGAGGTTTACCAAGAGATCCGCAATCGAACCGGCGCCGACTTCAATGTGGCCATCAAGATCAACTCCTCTGACTTTCAGAAGGGCGGTTTCACCCAAGAAGACTCGCTGCGGGTGGCCCAAGCGCTCGACGCCATGGGTATCGATCTGATCGAGATCTCCGGCGGCAGCTGGGAGAACCCGGTCAATCGTCGCGGCACCAAAGAGAGCACGCGACGCCGCGAAGCCTATTTCCTCGACTACGCCGAAAAGGTGAAGAGCCTCATCGACGTCCCGCTGATGGTCACCGGTGGCTTCCGCACCAAAGCCGCGATGGAGTCCGCCATCGACAGCGGCGCGGTCGACATCATCGGCCTCGCTAGGGCTTTCGCGGTCGATCCGTATGTCGCCCGCAATGTCTTCAACGACAACGAGTACACCTCTTCGGTACAGCCCATCACCACCGGGATCAAGAAGGTCGACCAGATGGCGGTAATGGAGATCAGCTGGTACACCATGCAAATCCACCACATCAGCCAAGGCAAAGCACCCCACCAGAAGGCGCACGGGGCGTTCTCACTGCCGCAGGTGCTCTTCAATTTCTGGAAGAACGGCCGAGCCGTCAAACGCGTTCGAGCATGA
- a CDS encoding 4-oxalocrotonate tautomerase: MPLYTVSTRRPLPLDVRESVAMMITDVHCEHTGAPRTFVNVYYSHNVPLRPGIELDVFGSVRGGRTLQTNDNVEDDMVDQLAKLTGIAPSRIDFSIFPVPASWIMEGGVVLPEPGEEDSWLKEHGHAAK, from the coding sequence ATGCCGCTTTACACCGTTTCCACCCGTCGTCCGCTGCCTCTCGATGTGCGCGAAAGCGTCGCGATGATGATCACCGACGTGCACTGTGAACACACGGGCGCACCCCGCACGTTCGTGAATGTCTATTACTCACACAACGTGCCGCTGCGCCCGGGTATCGAGCTGGATGTCTTCGGCTCAGTACGAGGCGGACGCACGCTACAAACCAACGACAACGTCGAGGACGACATGGTCGACCAATTGGCGAAACTCACCGGCATCGCGCCGTCGCGGATCGACTTCTCGATCTTCCCGGTGCCGGCAAGTTGGATCATGGAGGGAGGTGTTGTGCTGCCCGAACCCGGTGAAGAAGACTCCTGGCTCAAAGAACACGGCCACGCCGCCAAATAG
- a CDS encoding lysophospholipid acyltransferase family protein, which yields MTSTPPGAPVRKPPPQRGLLRKLIADRISDAKPQAAPNETFMRYVQNPVWNFLCDHYFRLEIDGWHRIPDEPSLLIGVHSGGSLTMDAWTLVHSWYRRFGGGRILHGTAHDVLMAAQVLGDYFKAVGVIPASRHGVTTALATGHDVVVWPGGVDDSMRAWRNRDKAVLGGRKGFVRQAIRSGVPIVPVATVGGHDTVFVLSEGRALARLSGLGDRLRGATMPIISGFPFPLAVEVLPAHLPLPAKIRTEFLDPVRVDTDPARADDTDYLDTIYRQIEGSIQDSMDRLARRRSFPVFG from the coding sequence ATGACCTCGACACCGCCCGGCGCACCGGTGCGCAAACCTCCACCCCAGCGAGGTCTGCTGCGGAAGCTCATCGCAGATCGGATCAGCGATGCCAAACCGCAGGCCGCTCCAAACGAAACCTTCATGCGCTACGTACAGAATCCCGTCTGGAACTTCCTGTGCGATCATTATTTTCGGTTGGAGATCGACGGATGGCACCGGATCCCCGACGAACCGTCGCTGCTGATCGGTGTGCACTCGGGCGGGTCACTGACGATGGACGCCTGGACGCTTGTGCATTCGTGGTATCGCCGGTTTGGCGGGGGCCGGATCCTGCACGGCACCGCCCACGACGTCCTGATGGCCGCGCAGGTGCTCGGTGACTACTTCAAAGCCGTCGGGGTGATCCCGGCCTCGCGCCACGGGGTGACCACCGCCCTGGCCACCGGCCACGACGTGGTGGTCTGGCCGGGCGGCGTTGACGACTCGATGCGCGCCTGGCGCAACCGCGACAAGGCGGTGCTGGGTGGTCGCAAAGGGTTTGTCCGCCAAGCCATTCGCTCCGGGGTACCGATCGTGCCAGTCGCAACAGTCGGCGGGCACGACACCGTCTTCGTGCTGTCCGAAGGTCGGGCGCTCGCACGTTTGAGTGGGCTGGGCGACCGCTTGCGCGGCGCGACGATGCCGATCATTTCCGGGTTCCCGTTCCCGCTGGCAGTCGAGGTCCTGCCCGCACACCTACCGCTGCCAGCCAAGATCCGCACCGAATTCCTGGATCCGGTTCGGGTCGACACCGACCCCGCGCGCGCCGACGACACCGACTACCTCGACACGATCTATCGCCAGATCGAGGGCTCAATCCAAGACAGCATGGATCGGTTGGCCCGACGTCGCAGCTTCCCGGTGTTCGGGTGA
- a CDS encoding WS/DGAT domain-containing protein: MRQLTSLDAQFLAVEEDGRAHAHIGALSIYDPSTASGGALTLQAVRDLIAKRIERLGQRAVFDPPAPPANVVISNVPGSPEPLYLAGAQLLAQYPVSMIVHGAGLNITVSSYRDSLDIGVLTDRDLIDDAWPVLAHIKAELAKLCTLIPTRGRRRRKPGKPSATARTRNTEQR, translated from the coding sequence ATGCGCCAGCTCACCAGCCTCGATGCGCAGTTCCTCGCAGTCGAAGAAGACGGCCGCGCTCACGCCCACATCGGCGCGCTGAGCATCTATGACCCCTCGACTGCGTCCGGGGGCGCATTGACGCTGCAGGCGGTGCGCGATCTGATCGCGAAGAGGATCGAGCGGCTGGGTCAACGTGCGGTGTTCGATCCGCCGGCGCCGCCGGCCAACGTCGTGATCTCCAACGTGCCGGGTTCACCCGAACCGCTGTATCTGGCCGGCGCGCAGCTACTCGCTCAGTACCCGGTCTCCATGATCGTCCACGGCGCCGGACTCAACATCACCGTCTCGAGCTACCGCGACTCCCTGGACATCGGCGTGCTCACCGACCGGGATCTCATCGACGATGCCTGGCCCGTGCTCGCCCACATCAAGGCCGAGCTGGCCAAGCTGTGCACCCTCATCCCGACTCGCGGACGGCGTAGGCGCAAACCCGGAAAACCCTCCGCCACCGCACGAACACGCAATACGGAACAGAGGTGA